A window of Pirellula sp. SH-Sr6A contains these coding sequences:
- the fliD gene encoding flagellar filament capping protein FliD — translation MGRIQSNIGLTSGIDIAKTVDQLMTVASKPVDLLNTRVKGLQAQQVAITELTALVVGIQLQSDRIGVASSIATTTANSAKPDVVTAAISGKAVPGNYSVQVLQTAQTATASSAPISSTSELLQAGEFVVRTGGFVDGSMDLDDVRGGSGVTRGLIRVTDRSGTSKEVDLRFAATMEDVVKAINNSGLKVSAKTVGDRLTLNDLSGQTTSNLIVEEVGGGRTAADLGLGGINVSTNTATGDDLAFLGASTRLSTLRDQRGLSMRFGSELTVNLKDGTSLSVDLDSSNPPRTVGQLLAKVNAANPDKLEMRIRENGDGFDLIDKTSGSNTFAASGRLASELGLASTTDVNGVISGSRVQNTLSGPLLGTLNGGKGIGTPGTVAITNRVGVTTQVDLSGSEGLRDVMDKINQSNSGVTASLNRSRTGIVLQDVTGGSASNLIIADGDANGTATKLGLAVNVAKSSVDGQSLKMQYVGEATELSRLNQGRGVRIGSFTITNGSGGQKSVSITPNTKTVGDLLELVNANTIGVQARLNDDGDGIVIVDSSNGSGSLTITENQSGNTAKDLGILGTGVSKTEPNRREINGSQTFRLQVGASDTVSDVVKKINDAGGPITASLLTSGPSTVRVLLTSRATGEAGRMVADGDAIGLNINASGAARDALISVGGASDTGGTLIRSSTNTINNAVEGVSLTLKGTSTSPVDISVTQNNSTLERNLQLFVDQFNKVRDKIDKETEFNTDTGTTGMLIGSSEVLRAEQTLTRLITQRTFGSGRVQSLEQLGLSLNDKGKLEFDKEKLTKAIAANPEDVTSFLTKETTGFGARAKKALDAIVGINNSTLVLRNQSLQRQIESTNKRIETQNARLGRERERLLNQFYKLEETLSKIRNNSNAMTDINSVLARFQDL, via the coding sequence ATGGGACGTATCCAATCTAACATCGGCTTGACCTCTGGAATCGATATCGCCAAGACGGTCGACCAGTTGATGACCGTTGCGTCCAAACCGGTGGATCTTCTCAACACGCGCGTCAAAGGCCTTCAGGCTCAGCAAGTAGCCATCACCGAACTAACGGCCCTGGTGGTCGGCATTCAACTCCAATCCGACCGAATCGGTGTTGCATCTAGCATCGCGACCACGACGGCGAACTCGGCCAAGCCGGACGTCGTCACAGCGGCCATTTCCGGTAAAGCAGTGCCGGGGAATTATTCCGTCCAAGTTCTTCAGACGGCTCAAACGGCAACGGCCTCGAGCGCTCCGATTTCCAGCACCTCGGAACTACTGCAAGCGGGCGAATTCGTCGTACGAACCGGTGGCTTCGTCGATGGAAGCATGGATCTCGATGATGTGCGAGGAGGATCAGGCGTTACCCGTGGCTTGATTCGTGTCACGGATCGCAGCGGCACTTCGAAAGAAGTCGATCTCCGATTCGCGGCAACCATGGAAGATGTCGTGAAGGCGATCAACAACTCAGGACTCAAAGTCAGCGCGAAAACAGTTGGGGACCGGCTGACGCTCAATGACTTGAGCGGACAAACCACCTCCAACTTGATCGTGGAAGAAGTGGGCGGAGGCCGTACCGCCGCAGACCTTGGCCTGGGAGGTATCAACGTCAGCACCAATACTGCGACCGGGGACGATCTCGCCTTCCTCGGTGCATCGACTCGTTTAAGTACGCTTCGCGATCAACGTGGCCTCTCGATGCGATTCGGGAGTGAGTTGACGGTAAACCTGAAGGATGGAACATCTCTTTCTGTCGATCTCGACAGCTCCAATCCGCCGCGAACCGTCGGACAACTTCTTGCCAAGGTCAACGCAGCGAACCCTGACAAATTGGAAATGCGGATCCGTGAAAACGGTGATGGATTCGACCTGATCGACAAAACAAGCGGCTCCAACACCTTTGCCGCGTCAGGCCGACTCGCGAGCGAATTGGGCCTCGCAAGCACGACGGACGTCAATGGCGTGATCTCGGGATCGCGCGTCCAAAATACCCTCTCGGGTCCCTTGCTCGGCACGTTGAACGGAGGAAAAGGGATTGGAACTCCCGGAACCGTCGCGATCACCAATCGTGTCGGTGTGACGACGCAAGTCGACTTGTCGGGCAGCGAAGGATTGCGAGATGTGATGGATAAAATCAACCAAAGCAATTCAGGAGTGACCGCTTCACTGAATCGTTCCCGAACCGGAATTGTCTTGCAAGATGTCACCGGCGGCTCTGCCAGCAATCTTATCATCGCAGATGGCGATGCGAATGGAACGGCAACAAAACTGGGGCTCGCGGTCAACGTTGCCAAGAGCAGCGTCGATGGTCAGTCGCTCAAGATGCAATATGTTGGTGAAGCCACCGAGCTGTCTCGATTGAACCAAGGTCGGGGCGTCCGTATCGGCAGCTTTACTATCACTAACGGCTCGGGAGGACAGAAATCGGTCAGCATCACCCCCAATACGAAAACAGTTGGGGACCTGCTGGAGTTGGTCAACGCTAACACGATCGGCGTTCAAGCTCGTCTCAATGACGACGGGGATGGGATTGTCATCGTCGACTCCTCGAATGGATCCGGCAGCCTTACTATCACCGAAAACCAATCGGGTAACACAGCCAAAGACTTAGGAATCCTCGGAACCGGCGTTTCAAAAACCGAACCGAATCGTCGCGAAATCAACGGCAGTCAAACCTTTCGCCTGCAGGTAGGCGCATCCGACACCGTCTCCGATGTTGTGAAGAAGATCAATGATGCAGGTGGCCCCATCACCGCCTCGCTCCTCACATCCGGTCCTTCGACCGTTCGAGTACTCCTCACATCGCGTGCCACGGGCGAGGCCGGCCGCATGGTTGCCGATGGAGATGCAATCGGCCTGAACATCAACGCCTCCGGAGCCGCCCGCGATGCCTTGATCTCGGTCGGCGGCGCGTCGGACACAGGTGGGACACTGATCCGCTCTTCCACCAACACCATCAACAACGCAGTGGAGGGCGTCTCGTTGACGCTCAAAGGAACCTCCACGAGCCCTGTCGATATTTCTGTTACCCAGAACAACTCCACCCTCGAACGCAACTTGCAGTTGTTCGTCGATCAGTTCAACAAAGTCCGCGACAAAATCGACAAGGAAACCGAATTCAACACCGACACCGGAACCACAGGGATGCTGATCGGCAGCTCCGAGGTCCTCCGCGCAGAACAAACCCTTACTCGACTTATCACCCAGCGAACCTTTGGTTCAGGACGAGTTCAATCGCTCGAGCAACTCGGCCTTAGCTTGAACGATAAAGGCAAACTCGAATTCGATAAAGAGAAGCTCACCAAAGCCATCGCCGCGAACCCCGAAGATGTCACCAGCTTTCTCACAAAAGAGACGACCGGCTTCGGAGCCCGCGCCAAAAAGGCTCTCGACGCAATCGTGGGCATCAACAACAGCACCTTGGTCCTTCGGAATCAATCTCTCCAGCGCCAGATAGAATCGACGAACAAACGGATCGAAACACAGAACGCACGATTGGGCCGAGAACGTGAAAGACTTCTCAATCAGTTCTACAAACTGGAAGAGACCCTAAGCAAGATCCGTAACAACAGCAATGCCATGACAGACATCAACTCTGTTCTCGCTCGATTCCAAGATTTGTAA
- a CDS encoding amidase, with amino-acid sequence MGLVTRRQAVLAALGSGICGSMSISPVLGRAIAAQTPEATEITGRQISEACWIADVRWTDEQCEEVAKSLNRKLAGWKAYRQRLPSENVPMPLAYRPSFFLPADEKGNLFPFQQDRGLDASVLPVVPKSTGLVWDNRIEDVLEWSIKHLAYGLRQKWFTSEDLTEFYFQRLKDANEKLLCVVRMNEAAIETAKERDKELASGTDRGLLHGIPWGAKDIIAVRGLPCSWGVGRYEDREWQETATVARRLQEAGAVLLAKLSVGTLAWGDVWHGGQTKNPWNPEQGSSGSSAGSASAVAARLCPFAIGTETLGSIVSPTRVCGTSGLRPTFGRVSRAGCMTLSWTMDKVGPIANRVEDCEAIFAAILGPDGLDPTVVELPWTGRSELTLQGLRVGVTSRMNASERESRSWFEGQGAEIVELQFPDAPIRIMSDALGTEAASVHEMLFRDAKEDSELGKWGPSFREAQWVRAVDYLHGMRWRVAMIRETESELRKVDLLIGDGDLSRMNLTGHPTLVVSFGEEESERKPRTVALTGRMFSEGVLLSAGAAIQEAKPFVVFGK; translated from the coding sequence ATGGGATTGGTAACGCGACGGCAAGCCGTATTGGCCGCGTTGGGGAGTGGGATTTGTGGCAGCATGTCGATCTCGCCCGTTCTCGGACGAGCTATCGCAGCGCAAACACCGGAAGCGACCGAGATCACGGGTAGGCAGATATCCGAAGCGTGCTGGATCGCCGATGTCCGTTGGACCGACGAACAGTGCGAAGAGGTGGCAAAGAGTTTGAATCGGAAATTGGCGGGCTGGAAAGCATATCGACAACGATTGCCCAGCGAGAATGTACCGATGCCCCTCGCGTACCGCCCCTCTTTCTTTTTGCCTGCCGATGAGAAGGGCAATCTGTTTCCGTTTCAGCAAGATCGCGGGCTGGATGCTTCTGTGCTTCCAGTTGTTCCGAAATCGACGGGATTGGTTTGGGACAATCGAATCGAGGATGTGCTCGAGTGGTCGATTAAGCATCTAGCGTATGGACTGCGACAGAAGTGGTTTACCAGTGAGGATTTGACCGAGTTTTATTTCCAGAGATTGAAAGATGCGAACGAGAAATTGTTGTGCGTTGTACGCATGAATGAGGCAGCGATCGAAACGGCGAAGGAACGAGACAAGGAGTTAGCGAGTGGAACGGATCGAGGGTTGCTCCATGGGATTCCGTGGGGTGCCAAGGATATAATCGCGGTGCGCGGGTTGCCTTGCAGTTGGGGAGTGGGGCGTTATGAAGATCGCGAGTGGCAGGAGACCGCGACCGTTGCTCGTAGGCTTCAAGAGGCGGGTGCGGTTTTGTTGGCTAAGCTCTCGGTGGGAACGCTCGCGTGGGGAGATGTGTGGCATGGTGGCCAAACCAAGAATCCTTGGAATCCCGAGCAAGGAAGTTCGGGGTCATCGGCAGGAAGCGCCTCGGCCGTTGCGGCGCGACTTTGTCCGTTTGCGATCGGGACCGAGACTTTGGGAAGCATTGTTTCGCCGACACGCGTATGCGGAACGTCAGGATTGCGTCCGACCTTTGGACGGGTAAGTCGAGCAGGGTGCATGACTTTGTCATGGACGATGGATAAGGTTGGACCAATCGCCAATCGTGTCGAGGATTGCGAAGCGATTTTCGCGGCCATTTTGGGACCGGACGGGTTGGATCCGACGGTGGTTGAGCTTCCTTGGACGGGCCGCTCCGAGCTTACGCTCCAGGGCCTTCGTGTGGGAGTGACGAGCCGAATGAATGCCTCGGAACGCGAGAGTCGAAGTTGGTTCGAGGGGCAGGGGGCCGAAATCGTGGAGCTCCAGTTCCCCGACGCACCGATTCGAATCATGTCCGATGCGTTGGGTACCGAGGCAGCTTCGGTGCACGAGATGCTCTTTCGGGACGCCAAAGAGGACAGTGAGTTAGGGAAGTGGGGGCCCTCCTTTCGCGAAGCGCAGTGGGTGCGGGCCGTCGACTATCTGCATGGAATGCGCTGGCGAGTCGCAATGATCCGCGAAACGGAGAGCGAGTTGCGCAAGGTCGATTTGCTAATCGGCGATGGGGATCTTTCCAGGATGAATTTGACGGGGCATCCCACGTTAGTGGTCAGCTTTGGTGAAGAAGAGAGCGAGCGAAAGCCTCGTACCGTCGCCTTGACTGGGCGTATGTTTTCCGAGGGAGTCTTATTGTCTGCGGGAGCTGCAATTCAAGAGGCTAAGCCTTTTGTTGTTTTCGGAAAATAA
- a CDS encoding BatA domain-containing protein: MSFLQPVLLFALPLLAIPILVHLIHLRRYQSVPWAAMQFLLVASRMSSGYSRLRQWIVLALRALAIAALVFFMARPLASGVSGWLASDVSQLQVLVLDRSPSMQQSVSERGVTKLQTVLENYANWSKTVGTGVTMVFTSGHEDPIELSSPSEWVRDPRLQGNALTTNLPALVEKACRYIDQKGAARATVWIASDRRESDWRSESGEWASMRSAVQEGSAEVRFQVLETHSELSNLAIQLDAAKLIAGDDGNELSISCRVVASQLESGTAQANQTIPLEIRIGDANTIVNLDLVSGVGELKGFRIPIDKAPEKATGWGAIRIRPDSNEADNVAYFAFEPPLPRKTLIISEDFSKLDAISLAAAISSESSVQQSVQTIEPSQMAIAVWDEVVLVVWHGPLPQGDDGKLLERFIERGGQVLFLPPEVPAPQRFLGLQWSNWVEADVTGDPEAIGLRVGPWRNDTVLLGNTQNGNAVPLGDVTVSRYCKMETSATELARLEDGASWLVRLDSVSEKSSGAAYAMGSTTQVGDTNLASNGIALYIMVQRMIQEGAEKLGRQPNRWVDTTESPWSDGTEMVLGNENVLSNRFFEHAGVYRMDSIPFAQNRRPEEDLQVRISDQDLEKIFEGLVWYRVDATLADTGLVQEIWRWFAWFMLIALFAESILSLPAKRVQAICRTEAFT; this comes from the coding sequence ATGAGTTTTTTGCAACCCGTCTTGCTCTTCGCGCTTCCTCTGCTCGCTATTCCGATCCTTGTTCACTTGATCCACTTGAGGCGTTATCAGTCGGTCCCATGGGCTGCCATGCAGTTTCTATTGGTGGCGAGTCGAATGTCGAGTGGATATAGTCGATTGCGTCAGTGGATCGTATTGGCTTTGAGAGCTCTCGCGATCGCGGCGCTCGTATTCTTCATGGCCCGTCCGCTCGCGAGCGGCGTGTCTGGCTGGCTAGCGTCCGATGTTTCCCAATTGCAGGTTCTCGTTCTCGATCGTTCTCCTAGCATGCAGCAGTCGGTTTCGGAGCGGGGTGTGACCAAGCTTCAAACCGTTCTCGAAAACTATGCGAACTGGAGCAAGACGGTTGGGACGGGGGTGACGATGGTGTTCACATCGGGGCACGAGGACCCGATCGAATTGTCCAGTCCGAGCGAATGGGTGCGCGATCCGCGATTGCAAGGGAATGCTCTCACCACGAATCTTCCGGCGTTGGTCGAAAAAGCCTGTCGATACATCGATCAAAAAGGGGCGGCGCGCGCCACGGTTTGGATTGCGTCGGACCGTCGGGAGAGCGATTGGCGAAGCGAGTCCGGCGAGTGGGCATCCATGCGTTCTGCCGTTCAGGAAGGGAGTGCAGAGGTACGGTTTCAGGTACTGGAAACGCATTCGGAGTTGTCGAATCTCGCCATCCAACTGGATGCGGCGAAGCTCATTGCGGGGGATGATGGCAATGAACTGTCGATCAGTTGCCGCGTCGTGGCTTCCCAGCTGGAATCCGGGACGGCGCAGGCGAATCAGACCATTCCGCTTGAGATACGGATCGGAGATGCGAACACGATCGTAAACCTCGATTTGGTTTCGGGAGTTGGAGAGCTTAAAGGCTTCCGCATTCCGATCGATAAGGCCCCGGAGAAGGCCACGGGATGGGGGGCGATCCGAATCCGTCCGGATTCCAATGAAGCGGACAACGTAGCATACTTTGCATTCGAACCTCCCTTGCCTCGCAAAACTCTAATCATTAGCGAGGATTTCTCGAAGCTCGACGCTATTTCTCTAGCAGCAGCGATTTCTTCTGAAAGCTCGGTGCAACAATCTGTTCAGACTATTGAGCCTTCTCAAATGGCGATCGCGGTCTGGGACGAGGTGGTGTTGGTCGTTTGGCATGGACCGCTTCCGCAAGGGGACGATGGAAAGTTGCTGGAACGATTCATCGAACGAGGGGGGCAAGTTCTCTTTTTGCCACCTGAGGTCCCAGCGCCCCAGCGGTTTCTCGGGTTGCAGTGGTCCAACTGGGTCGAGGCCGATGTGACAGGAGACCCGGAGGCGATAGGGTTGCGCGTAGGGCCTTGGCGCAACGACACAGTTCTCCTTGGAAACACTCAGAATGGTAATGCCGTTCCGTTAGGGGATGTCACGGTCTCGAGGTATTGCAAGATGGAAACATCTGCGACCGAGCTAGCGCGGCTAGAGGATGGAGCGAGTTGGCTGGTGCGATTGGATTCGGTATCGGAGAAGAGTTCCGGCGCGGCCTATGCGATGGGGAGTACCACACAAGTCGGCGACACCAATTTGGCATCGAACGGTATTGCGTTGTACATCATGGTGCAACGAATGATTCAAGAGGGAGCAGAGAAGTTGGGCAGGCAGCCCAACCGATGGGTCGATACGACAGAGTCACCTTGGAGTGACGGCACGGAAATGGTGTTGGGGAACGAGAACGTTCTATCGAATCGCTTCTTTGAGCACGCAGGAGTCTATCGAATGGATTCGATTCCGTTTGCACAAAACCGTCGACCGGAGGAAGACCTGCAGGTTAGAATTTCTGACCAAGATCTGGAGAAGATATTCGAGGGGTTGGTTTGGTATCGCGTCGATGCCACGCTGGCCGACACCGGATTAGTCCAAGAGATTTGGCGTTGGTTTGCGTGGTTCATGTTGATTGCTTTGTTTGCAGAATCGATCCTCTCTTTGCCGGCAAAGCGCGTCCAAGCCATTTGTCGCACTGAAGCTTTTACTTAG
- a CDS encoding DUF58 domain-containing protein has translation MLPVTRSFLDPQVLSRLSALPLLSRFAMQGNISGRHASPHLGSSVEFAEYRKYVPGDDLRRLDWRAYGRTDRYYVKEFEADTNLRCCLVVDTSGSMEFASKGNPSKLFFAKCLTGTLAYLATQQGDAVGLSCVSEKLTQNIPPRRSPAHLKVVLDQLEQCKGAGATHLPAVLHELAETFRQRALVVVVSDLFVDTAELKSSFEHLRFRKHDVVVFHLLDPQEIAFEFQRPVRFLDMEGGMPLFTDPAELADRYHRALREYLERMRAIAIETGVDYHRTITNEPYEQVLTRCLLGRTGSRGVR, from the coding sequence ATGCTTCCTGTAACGCGTTCGTTCTTGGATCCGCAGGTGCTGTCGCGGCTTTCGGCGCTCCCACTCTTGTCTCGCTTTGCGATGCAAGGAAACATTTCAGGGCGTCACGCGTCGCCGCACCTGGGGTCGAGCGTTGAGTTTGCGGAGTATCGCAAATACGTTCCCGGTGACGATCTGCGAAGGCTGGATTGGAGAGCCTACGGGAGGACCGATCGCTACTACGTGAAGGAGTTCGAGGCCGACACCAATCTGCGATGTTGTTTGGTAGTCGACACGAGCGGCTCCATGGAGTTCGCGTCCAAGGGGAATCCATCCAAGCTCTTTTTTGCGAAGTGTTTAACGGGGACGCTCGCTTATCTGGCGACGCAACAGGGGGATGCAGTGGGACTTTCGTGCGTCTCGGAAAAGCTGACACAGAACATCCCGCCGCGAAGATCACCGGCTCATTTGAAAGTCGTCTTGGACCAATTGGAGCAATGCAAGGGGGCGGGGGCTACCCATCTGCCTGCCGTATTGCATGAGTTGGCGGAAACCTTTCGACAGCGTGCATTGGTGGTTGTGGTATCCGATCTTTTCGTCGATACGGCGGAGCTCAAATCGTCGTTCGAGCATTTGCGATTTCGCAAACATGATGTCGTCGTCTTTCATTTGCTCGACCCTCAAGAGATCGCATTCGAGTTTCAGCGCCCGGTCCGTTTCTTGGATATGGAAGGAGGGATGCCTCTTTTCACCGATCCGGCGGAGCTCGCCGATCGCTACCATCGTGCATTGAGAGAGTATTTGGAGCGGATGCGGGCCATCGCGATCGAGACCGGGGTCGACTACCATCGCACCATTACCAATGAACCTTACGAGCAAGTGCTCACACGATGTTTGTTGGGACGCACCGGCAGCCGAGGTGTGCGATGA
- a CDS encoding AAA family ATPase, giving the protein MSSTNPSSVSSLSDDDVHFIDRLRDSYRRFSGELGRVIVGQKDTIEQLAICMFARRHALLMGVPGLAKTLLVGKVAETMSLGFSRIQFTPDLMPMDITGTDILQESNEGRRAFQFIKGPIFANIILADEINRAPPKTQAALLEAMQEQRVTVLGKTFELDSPFMVLATQNPVEQEGTYPLPEAQLDRFMFLIELDYPNEAEEIQIARSTTGDDASTLSPVMTGEEIIGFQKLVRRVPVPDHIYEYAAKLVRKTRPQGETAPAWMKSYVSWGAGPRAVQNLILGAKSRAALQGSYMVRLEDLQAIAKPVLVHRIITTFAAQAEGISAKQIVQRLIDEME; this is encoded by the coding sequence ATGTCGAGTACGAACCCATCCTCCGTCTCTAGCCTGTCCGATGACGACGTTCATTTCATCGATCGATTGCGAGATTCGTATCGCCGTTTTTCGGGCGAGCTCGGAAGAGTGATCGTCGGTCAAAAGGATACCATTGAGCAGTTGGCGATCTGCATGTTCGCGCGGCGTCACGCGTTGCTGATGGGGGTGCCAGGTTTAGCCAAGACGCTTTTGGTTGGCAAAGTTGCTGAGACGATGTCCCTCGGTTTCAGTCGCATTCAATTCACGCCCGATTTGATGCCGATGGATATCACCGGTACGGATATTCTTCAGGAGTCGAACGAAGGGCGTCGCGCATTTCAGTTCATCAAGGGTCCGATCTTCGCGAACATCATCTTGGCGGACGAAATCAACCGGGCTCCACCAAAGACCCAGGCGGCACTTCTGGAAGCGATGCAGGAGCAGCGGGTAACGGTGCTGGGAAAAACATTCGAGCTCGATTCCCCGTTTATGGTCTTAGCCACGCAGAATCCAGTTGAGCAAGAGGGGACGTATCCGCTGCCCGAAGCCCAGCTGGACCGCTTTATGTTTCTGATCGAGTTGGATTATCCGAACGAGGCAGAAGAGATTCAGATCGCGAGGAGTACGACCGGAGATGACGCGTCGACGTTGAGTCCAGTGATGACAGGGGAAGAGATCATCGGATTCCAGAAGCTTGTTCGACGAGTTCCCGTGCCGGATCATATTTACGAGTACGCGGCCAAGTTGGTACGCAAGACGCGTCCTCAGGGAGAGACCGCTCCTGCTTGGATGAAGTCGTATGTCAGTTGGGGGGCGGGGCCTCGCGCGGTCCAGAATCTGATTTTAGGGGCCAAGAGTCGTGCCGCATTGCAAGGAAGCTACATGGTGCGGCTCGAAGACCTTCAAGCCATTGCGAAGCCTGTGCTGGTCCATCGCATCATCACGACGTTTGCCGCTCAAGCCGAAGGGATCTCTGCCAAGCAGATCGTGCAGCGATTGATCGATGAAATGGAATAA